Proteins from one Impatiens glandulifera chromosome 2, dImpGla2.1, whole genome shotgun sequence genomic window:
- the LOC124926592 gene encoding protein CELLULOSE SYNTHASE INTERACTIVE 3-like: protein MSPVAVDPLSAQPPEFLDKINGLLSQLLVCSLSIKSFTVRWQVIRSKLAYLKSSISEISVSSHWFENPLLQTLLPDLHATLLRLETLADRCSDPCFNVGKLLMQSDLDMAAGWLTKLIDDLDILLRSGVLRQSTAIVLSQPGPGSRKEDLVLFIRDLFTRLQIGTMAFKKKAMESLIKLLSDDKKLASLISMEGNMSCLVQLLDQNVHSSVRDQAVAVVSNLVCYSDQSRRSVFEEGGLGPLFRIMESSSMHLKEKAAVAVEAITTDVDNAWAISAYGGVSVLTAACRTGSLTLQAYAAGAIKNIAVVEEIRVALLEEGAIPVLINLLISESALAQEKSANCISILASSGEHCRDIIIQEKGLQRLLQLLQQSSSSDTVEHVLRAILSLSVSESVSKSLSSSTTFIIQIAELIKHGNKLIQHISASLLSTLSISDGNKKAIANCMGALVNMMESSKPNSLQEVAAQAMVSLLTVKCNRKDLVKDEKSLVGLVEMLDPKLELVSKKFPVAIVAAIMTGGSHSCRKRLVKAGAYGHLKSLSEMDVPGAKKALQKLSVNRLKSIFRIRT from the coding sequence ATGTCTCCCGTCGCCGTTGATCCCTTATCGGCGCAACCGCCGGAGTTCCTGGACAAGATAAACGGATTACTCTCACAACTCCTTGTCTGTTCTCTTTCCATCAAGTCCTTCACCGTTCGCTGGCAAGTTATCCGCTCAAAGCTCGCATATCTCAAGTCCTCCATATCCGAAATCTCAGTTTCTTCTCACTGGTTTGAGAATCCGCTCCTTCAAACACTCCTTCCAGATCTACATGCTACACTTCTCCGGCTAGAAACACTCGCCGACAGATGTTCCGACCCCTGTTTCAATGTCGGCAAACTTCTCATGCAGAGCGATCTCGACATGGCAGCCGGATGGCTCACCAAGCTAATTGACGACCTAGATATCTTACTTAGATCCGGCGTTCTTCGTCAATCTACCGCCATTGTTTTATCTCAACCAGGTCCAGGCTCAAGGAAGGAGGATTTAGTTCTTTTCATTCGTGACCTATTCACCAGGTTACAGATCGGAACCATGGCGTTTAAGAAAAAAGCTATGGAATCTCTGATTAAACTTCTCTCTGATGATAAGAAGTTGGCGAGTTTGATATCAATGGAAGGTAATATGAGTTGTTTAGTTCAACTCCTCGATCAGAACGTTCATTCATCGGTTCGAGATCAGGCGGTGGCCGTGGTATCAAATCTCGTTTGCTACAGCGATCAATCGAGGAGATCTGTGTTCGAAGAAGGAGGGTTAGgacctttgtttagaatcatggAATCTAGTTCGATGCATTTGAAGGAGAAGGCGGCTGTAGCGGTTGAAGCTATAACAACCGACGTCGATAATGCTTGGGCTATTTCAGCATACGGCGGCGTGTCGGTGCTTACTGCAGCTTGTAGAACTGGATCATTGACATTGCAGGCATATGCAGCTGGAGCTATAAAGAACATAGCTGTCGTGGAAGAAATCAGGGTTGCATTACTGGAAGAAGGTGCGATTCCTGTATTGATTAATCTTCTAATTTCAGAATCTGCATTAGCCCAAGAGAAATCAGCTAATTGTATTTCAATTTTGGCATCATCCGGTGAACATTGTCGAGATATTATTATCCAGGAGAAAGGATTGCAAAGGCTTTTACAATTGCTTCAACAATCTTCGAGTTCTGATACGGTAGAACACGTTTTAAGAGCAATTCTTTCTCTATCCGTTTCTGAATCAGTTTCTAAATCattatcttcttcaacaacCTTCATAATACAAATAGCCGAGTTAATCAAACATGGTAACAAACTAATCCAACATATCTCCGCTTCATTACTGTCTACTCTGTCTATCAGCGACGGAAACAAAAAGGCCATTGCTAATTGTATGGGAGCTCTGGTGAATATGATGGAATCGTCTAAACCCAATTCCTTACAAGAGGTTGCAGCTCAAGCAATGGTGTCTCTCTTGACTGTGAAGTGTAATCGAAAAGATTTGGTAAAAGACGAGAAGAGCTTAGTGGGGTTAGTTGAAATGCTTGATCCGAAGTTGGAATTGGTGTCGAAGAAGTTTCCGGTGGCTATTGTGGCTGCAATTATGACCGGAGGTAGTCATAGTTGTCGGAAAAGGCTGGTGAAGGCGGGTGCTTATGGGCATTTGAAGAGTCTATCGGAAATGGATGTTCCCGGAGCCAAGAAAGCCCTACAGAAACTTTCCGTCAACCGGCTGAAGAGTATCTTCAGAATTAGGACTTGA
- the LOC124927799 gene encoding small ubiquitin-related modifier 1-like — MSQPAEEDKKPNDQSAHINLKVKGQDGNEVFFRIKRSTQLKKLMTAYCDRQSVELNSIAFLFDGRRLRAEQTPDELEMEEGDEIDAMLHQTGGGFGGGDYV; from the exons atgtcGCAGCCAGCTGAAGAAGACAAGAAGCCGAACGATCAGTCTGCTCATATCAATCTCAAGGTCAAGGGCCAG GATGGGAATGAAGTATTCTTTAGGATTAAAAGGAGTACTCAGCTGAAGAAACTGATGACTGCTTACTGCGATCGACAGTCTGTTGAACTCAACTCGATTGCGTTTCTCTTTGATGGACGTCGCCTTCGTGCTGAGCAGACTCCTGATGAG CTGGAGATGGAGGAAGGCGATGAAATTGACGCCATGTTGCACCAGACTGGAGGCGGTTTTGGTGGTGGAGACTATGTTTGA
- the LOC124927798 gene encoding AUGMIN subunit 2, whose amino-acid sequence MSTGNDTTWVGRKPIRRLGGMSDALSIAAELGFPAPPAPSQEENQTSYPSTAEKGDELIKVLRELTTVQRKIGDLQVELQGRKEDKNVAHLTHVSEMEKKIQTLGRITTILKDVIQNKDRIIARLQQPYSLDCIPVEAEYQKQFSELLMKAASDYGALTASVADFQWSQNFKEPPSVWGEMLRPIHVALASCTRFFEATSAMRESFATLQTMRVGHSVSSSIRSIPTSVSSSSSNRTMGDSNCITPLPWRNENDSDDISSSQGGAATTEEVLNTNQTQTNRRLY is encoded by the exons ATGTCGACGGGAAACGATACGACTTGGGTAGGGCGGAAGCCTATTAGGCGCTTGGGTGGAATGTCTGATGCTCTTTCAATTGCAGCCGAGCTTGGTTTTCCAGCACCACCTGCACCATCTCag GAAGAAAATCAGACCTCGTATCCATCTACGGCAGAGAAAGGTGATGAACTGATCAAGGTTTTGAGAGAACTTACTACAGTTCAAAGGAAAATAGGAGATCTGCAAGTGGAACTTCAAGGTCGCAAG GAAGATAAGAACGTGGCACATTTGACGCACGTGAGTGAAATGGAAAAGAAGATTCAGACACTTGGAAGAATCACTACAATATTGAAAGATGTTATCCAGAATAAG GACCGGATCATTGCTCGTCTTCAGCAACCGTATTCTTTAGATTGCATTCCAGTCGAAGCTGAATATCAG AAACAATTTTCAGAATTACTGATGAAGGCGGCAAGTGATTATGGTGCTTTGACAGCCTCGGTTGCAGATTTCCAGTGGAGTCAAAACTTCAAAGAACCACCTTCAGTGTGGGGG GAAATGCTTCGACCAATTCACGTAGCTTTAGCATCTTGTACCCGATTCTTTGAAGCCACTTCAGCAATGAGGGAATCCTTTGCAACTCTTCAAACAATGAGAGTAGGTCACAGTGTCTCATCCTCAATTCGTTCAATTCCAACCTCagtctcttcatcttcttccaatCGGACAATGGGAGACTCAAATTGCATAACACCACTCCCTTGGAGGAATGAAAACGATTCAGATGATATATCTAGCAGCCAAGGAGGAGCAGCAACAACCGAAGAAGTACTCAACACCAATCAGACTCAGACAAACAGGAGactgtattaa
- the LOC124927800 gene encoding ribonuclease 3-like protein 3, with protein MLHLGYTIETMDEQNEGTLATSLGLLCVDEINGNRFLSSFPNQLLEVEDIIGYEFKNRQLLLQAFTHSSCHNEDSKSYDRLEYIGDAVLNLLVARDDFFNYPKLSPGTLTMLRAANVDREKLARSALVMNLHKYLLHKKPLLDGQIEVFMEATLNYPIHSHGLIDAPKVLADLVESLVGAIFIDTNSSLEITWKVVRRILEPIITIETMGVHPMTKLYQMCQKNGLKVCFVDLWKDTGRIDVLVDDEFIGRGVYKSKKEIAINRAANDACNKLVERFIQQ; from the exons ATGTTACATTTAGGTTATACTATTGAGACCATGGACGAACAAAATGAAGGAACACTTGCAACATCGTTAGGGCTACTCTGTGTCGATGAGATTAACGGAAACAGATTCCTATCATCTTTTCCTAACCAACTCTTAGAGGTGGAAGATATCATAGGTTACGAGTTTAAAAACCGACAACTTCTCCTCCAAGCCTTCACCCACTCTTCTTGCCATAACGAAGATTCTAAGTCTTACGATAGACTCGAGTACATAGGAGACGCAGTCTTGAATCTTCTAGTAGCCCGAGATGATTTCTTCAATTACCCGAAACTTTCACCGGGTACATTGACCATGCTACGCGCCGCCAATGTGGATAGGGAGAAGCTGGCGCGGTCGGCCCTTGTAATGAATTTGCACAAATACTTGCTTCACAAAAAGCCTCTCCTTGATGGCCAA ATTGAAGTATTCATGGAAGCTACATTGAATTACCCAATACACTCCCACGGGTTAATCGATGCACCTAAGGTCCTTGCAGACTTGGTGGAGTCCTTGGTTGGAGCTATTTTCATCGATACTAACTCTTCCTTAGAAATTACATGGAAG GTGGTAAGGAGAATATTGGAGCCGATAATAACTATAGAAACGATGGGAGTGCATCCGATGACGAAGCTTTATCAAATGTGCCAAAAGAATGGATTAAAAGTGTGTTTTGTGGACTTATGGAAGGATACCGGGAGGATAGATGTTCTAGTGGACGACGAATTTATCGGGAGGGGTGTGTACAAATCTAAGAAGGAGATTGCCATTAATAGAGCTGCTAACGATGCATGTAACAAGTTAGTCGAGAGGTTTATTCaacaataa
- the LOC124925792 gene encoding uncharacterized protein LOC124925792, producing MDFELRRARERLEKEQKERKDKAKLKQDRERKAKLESAQRREAIEAVQRSRRIDAAQAETKANQQNEENLLAGRGVMFHRVLEALPFQGSGDKIKLPPSCFTELSGQGAFDKGPLHFRLSVICQDETQATTSSESAPPKHVTHAGVLEFTADEGSVHLPSHVWTNLFPVNNTTTTTTTSLLEVTYVWLPKGTYAKLKPDEQGFSDLPNHKAILETALRQHATLSQDDILTVNHGLLTYHLRVLELKPSDNVSVLETDIEVDIEGPDTSLNRSHQYVLKPLKFGAPDSGTIEEGNYAYYKFTIDEETHLKISSGNSTIEIKLESDIQDGDTDLYLSKHPVLFPNRHQHEWSSHDLGTKTLILSSKDQNLSAGNYSIGVYGFKGTTKFSISSSVQDVTKTGQQAVASSSSIDSDTSECKNCKRYVPTRSLALHSAYCSRHNVVCGYQGCGVVLRSEEAKNHVHCEKCGEPFHMGEIEKHMIVFHEPLHCPCGVVLEKEQMVQHQAVDCQLRLVTCRFCGDMVQAGSCAADVRDRLRGLSEHESVCGSRTAPCDSCGRSVMLKEMDIHQVAVHNHHQ from the exons ATGGATTTTGAGCTGAGAAGAGCGAGAGAGAGGTTGGAGAAAGAGCAGAAGGAGAGGAAAGACAAGGCCAAGCTGAAACAGGATCGGGAGAGAAAGGCTAAGTTGGAGTCTGCTCAACGCCGCGAGGCTATTGAAGCTGTTCAGAGATCCAGGAGAATTGATGCCGCTCAAGCCGAAACCAAg GCTAATCAGCAAAATGAGGAAAATCTACTTGCTGGAAGAGGTGTGATGTTTCATCGAGTTTTAGAAGCATTACCTTTTCAAGGTAGTGGTGATAAAATCAAATTACCACCTTCCTGCTTTACAGAATTGTCTGGACAAGGTGCTTTTGATAAAGGACCTTTGCATTTCCGCCTATCTGTAATTTGTCAAGATGAAACTCAAGCAACAACATCTTCAGAATCCGCACCACCAAAACATGTTACACATGCTGGCGTTCTTGAGTTTACTGCAGATGAAGGTTCAGTTCATCTTCCATCTCATGTATGGACTAACTTATTCCCCGTAAataacacaacaacaacaacaacaacttcaTTACTTGAAGTAACATATGTCTGGCTTCCAAAGGGAACATATGCAAAACTCAAACCGGACGAACAGGGCTTTTCAGACTTACCCAACCACAAAGCCATCCTCGAAACAGCTCTTCGACAGCACGCGACATTGTCTCAAGATGACATCCTTACTGTAAACCACGGCTTGCTGACATACCATTTACGTGTTCTCGAGCTCAAACCTTCAGACAATGTATCTGTTCTCGAAACTGATATTGAGGTAGACATTGAGGGTCCTGACACTTCCCTAAACAGATCCCATCAATATGTCCTTAAACCCTTGAAATTTGGAGCCCCTGATTCAGGAACCATCGAGGAAGGAAACTACGCATACTACAAGTTCACCATTGACGAAGAAACTCACTTGAAAATCTCGTCGGGCAATTCCACTATTGAGATAAAGCTAGAGTCGGATATTCAGGACGGTGATACGGATTTATACCTTTCGAAACATCCTGTCTTGTTTCCGAATCGGCACCAGCACGAATGGTCGTCGCACGACCTTGGCACGAAAACGTTAATACTTAGCTCGAAGGACCAGAACCTCTCTGCTGGTAATTACAGCATCGGGGTGTACGGTTTTAAGGGGACCACGAAGTTCAGTATTTCATCGAGTGTTCAAGACGTGACTAAAACTGGTCAACAGGCTGTCGCGTCATCAAGTTCTATTGACTCGGACACATCGGAGTGTAAGAACTGCAAGCGTTATGTTCCGACTAGGAGCCTTGCATTGCATTCGGCTTATTGTAGCAGGCACAACGTGGTGTGCGGTTACCAGGGTTGTGGGGTGGTCCTGAGGAGCGAAGAGGCGAAAAACCACGTCCATTGCGAGAAATGTGGGGAGCCGTTTCATATGGGGGAGATTGAGAAGCATATGATAGTTTTTCATGAACCTCTTCATTGTCCTTGTGGAGTTGTGCTGGAGAAGGAGCAGATG GTTCAACATCAGGCGGTAGATTGTCAGTTACGGCTTGTTACGTGTCGGTTCTGCGGGGACATGGTTCAAGCGGGGAGTTGTGCTGCGGATGTTCGGGATCGGTTACGGGGTCTGTCGGAGCATGAAAGCGTTTGTGGGTCGAGGACTGCACCGTGCGATTCTTGTGGGAGGTCGGTTATGTTGAAGGAGATGGACATTCATCAGGTTGCGGTTCATAATCATCATCAGTAG